The following proteins are encoded in a genomic region of Deltaproteobacteria bacterium:
- a CDS encoding lytic transglycosylase domain-containing protein, whose protein sequence is MRSTLRRAVVCAGLVAIAQFARAQAEPADPRAAGPALREALALLASDPARGREALAGVEQRFPIVADHAAHQAIASFAREASHAAVGERAGAFAASYASSPLLGRVAQLDGEAALALGSFTRAANAFAVARKHGSDAEARAALALAEARARQAGGEDVAGALLAIWRDRAATKAAAAAHAELTKLAGGPQRITAADHAARCCNLFRAFWNAEALAACDAALASDALGARARADLAALRAELLFRDRQYPAAERAFAALPDSRENRFWRARALARSGRIPAAKRAFEALGETGDSWGARALFLAGTLYEDDDAATARTRYEQALARAKTAELRIEARWRLAWRATLEKRWSDAASGLAALARDTADPIEALRARYWEARALHAVGDARGDTRLATLARDWRFTYYGQEAAARANGAQPERAGEAPSLGPEPRGEPLPAAALLRTRILLEAGLREEAGAEARALAPRARLREDRLALASLLQDAGEFGAAQRVVLDAYGLELAAGPPSGEADLWWAAYPRAFPADVERAAAAAGIPPELLFAVMREESGFDPKALSVVGARGLVQIMPDTGRKLAARLGSASFDPDELFVPARNLELAAAYLAELLARFGGNASAAIASYNAGPEAVERWRSQLGHLEQDAWIEAIAYDQTRSYVKRVLRSYRIYQALY, encoded by the coding sequence ATGCGAAGCACGCTACGGCGCGCGGTCGTTTGCGCGGGACTGGTCGCGATCGCGCAGTTCGCTCGCGCGCAGGCGGAGCCCGCCGATCCGCGCGCGGCGGGACCCGCGCTGCGCGAGGCGCTCGCGCTGCTCGCGAGCGACCCGGCCCGCGGACGCGAGGCGCTCGCGGGAGTCGAGCAGCGCTTCCCGATCGTCGCCGACCACGCCGCGCATCAGGCGATCGCCTCGTTCGCGCGCGAGGCGAGTCATGCGGCCGTCGGCGAGCGCGCGGGCGCGTTCGCCGCCAGCTACGCGAGCTCGCCGCTGCTCGGGCGCGTCGCGCAGCTCGACGGCGAGGCCGCGCTCGCGCTCGGCAGCTTCACGCGCGCGGCGAATGCCTTCGCGGTCGCACGGAAACACGGGAGCGATGCGGAAGCGCGGGCTGCGCTCGCGCTCGCGGAGGCGCGCGCGCGGCAGGCCGGCGGGGAAGATGTGGCGGGAGCGCTGCTCGCGATTTGGCGAGACCGCGCCGCGACGAAAGCGGCGGCGGCGGCTCACGCGGAGCTGACGAAGCTCGCGGGCGGGCCGCAGCGCATCACCGCGGCGGACCACGCGGCGCGCTGTTGCAACTTGTTCCGCGCGTTCTGGAACGCCGAGGCGCTCGCGGCCTGCGACGCCGCGCTCGCGAGCGATGCGCTCGGGGCGAGGGCGCGCGCGGACCTGGCCGCGCTGCGCGCGGAGCTGCTGTTCCGCGACCGCCAGTACCCCGCCGCCGAGCGCGCCTTCGCGGCGCTGCCGGATTCGCGCGAGAACCGCTTCTGGCGCGCACGTGCGCTCGCGCGCAGCGGGCGGATCCCCGCGGCCAAGCGGGCGTTCGAGGCGCTCGGCGAAACGGGGGACAGCTGGGGCGCGCGCGCGCTGTTCCTCGCGGGCACGCTCTACGAGGACGACGACGCCGCGACCGCGCGCACGCGCTACGAGCAGGCGCTCGCCAGAGCCAAGACCGCAGAGCTGCGCATCGAGGCGCGCTGGCGGCTGGCGTGGCGAGCGACCTTGGAGAAGCGCTGGAGCGACGCCGCCAGCGGGCTCGCCGCGCTCGCGCGCGACACGGCGGACCCGATCGAGGCGCTGCGCGCGCGCTACTGGGAGGCGCGCGCGCTCCACGCCGTCGGCGACGCGCGCGGCGACACGCGCCTGGCGACGCTCGCGCGCGACTGGCGCTTCACTTATTACGGACAAGAGGCCGCGGCGCGCGCGAACGGCGCGCAGCCGGAGCGCGCCGGTGAAGCGCCGTCGCTCGGTCCGGAGCCGCGCGGCGAGCCGCTGCCCGCAGCAGCGCTGCTGCGCACGCGCATCCTCCTCGAAGCGGGCCTGCGCGAGGAAGCGGGCGCCGAAGCACGCGCCCTCGCTCCGCGCGCTCGGCTGCGCGAAGACCGCCTCGCGCTCGCGTCGCTGCTGCAGGACGCCGGCGAGTTCGGCGCGGCGCAGCGCGTCGTGCTCGACGCCTACGGACTCGAGCTCGCAGCCGGCCCGCCATCGGGCGAGGCGGATCTGTGGTGGGCGGCGTATCCACGCGCGTTCCCCGCCGACGTCGAGCGCGCGGCAGCCGCTGCGGGAATCCCGCCCGAGTTGTTGTTTGCGGTGATGCGCGAAGAGTCGGGCTTCGATCCGAAGGCGCTCTCGGTCGTGGGCGCGCGCGGACTCGTGCAGATCATGCCCGACACCGGGCGCAAGCTCGCCGCGCGCCTCGGCAGCGCGAGCTTCGATCCCGACGAGCTGTTCGTGCCGGCTCGCAACCTGGAGCTCGCCGCGGCCTATCTCGCGGAGCTGCTCGCGCGCTTCGGCGGCAACGCCTCCGCGGCGATCGCGTCGTACAACGCGGGGCCCGAGGCGGTCGAGCGCTGGCGGTCGCAGCTCGGGCACCTCGAGCAAGATGCCTGGATCGAGGCGATCGCGTACGACCAAACGCGCAGCTACGTGAAGCGCGTGCTGCGCAGCTACCGGATTTATCAGGCGCTGTATTGA
- a CDS encoding family 10 glycosylhydrolase yields MREASASRRVLGLALCALAFAFAARATAQPQAPRGLWVLAEGSQRVLENPERVATLLADARALGVTDLFVQVHRGGRAWFDSRWADSAPFTAARRNNRGRDPLAALIASARAEGLRVHAWFNVLNLASNAQAPILVALGRGAVHVDQHGRSLLDYPEYEVPPPDRTYYRLGTPGIWLDPAAPGVAERLAATVGELVAKYPGLAGVHLDYIRYADALPFVPGSRFGVGLSFGYGEASRARFHAETGLTAPFRESLANADAWDGWRRGQLDALVARIAAASRAARPGVVLSAAVIPDPERALTVDMQDWRGWLDAGSLDFAVPMHYVRDPKRFDYGVEALAALVPKRRVWIGLGSWLFASNPAGASLQVARVAHEPGVGSALFSWDALRESPPLLEALVSAERAARTPAP; encoded by the coding sequence GTGAGAGAAGCCAGTGCATCGCGGCGAGTTCTCGGCCTCGCGCTGTGCGCGCTCGCGTTCGCGTTCGCCGCACGCGCGACCGCGCAGCCGCAAGCGCCGCGCGGTCTCTGGGTGCTGGCCGAAGGCTCGCAGCGCGTGCTCGAGAATCCCGAGCGCGTCGCCACGCTGCTCGCGGACGCGCGCGCGCTCGGCGTCACGGATTTGTTCGTGCAGGTGCATCGCGGCGGGCGCGCCTGGTTCGACTCGCGCTGGGCCGACAGCGCGCCCTTCACGGCCGCGCGCCGTAACAACCGCGGCCGCGATCCGCTCGCCGCGCTGATCGCGAGCGCGCGCGCCGAGGGCCTGCGCGTCCACGCGTGGTTCAACGTGCTGAACCTCGCCTCGAACGCGCAGGCGCCCATCCTCGTCGCGCTCGGGCGCGGCGCCGTGCACGTCGACCAGCACGGCCGCTCGCTGCTCGACTACCCCGAGTACGAGGTGCCGCCGCCCGATCGCACGTACTACCGCCTCGGCACGCCGGGCATTTGGCTCGACCCCGCGGCGCCTGGCGTCGCGGAGCGGCTCGCGGCCACCGTGGGTGAGCTCGTCGCGAAGTACCCGGGCCTCGCGGGCGTGCACCTCGACTACATCCGCTACGCCGACGCGCTGCCGTTCGTGCCGGGCTCGCGCTTCGGGGTCGGGCTCTCGTTCGGTTACGGCGAGGCGTCGCGCGCGCGTTTTCACGCCGAGACCGGCCTCACCGCGCCCTTCCGGGAGAGCCTCGCGAACGCCGACGCGTGGGACGGCTGGCGGCGCGGGCAGCTCGACGCGCTCGTCGCGCGCATCGCCGCGGCATCGCGCGCGGCGCGCCCCGGAGTCGTCCTCTCGGCCGCGGTGATTCCGGACCCAGAGCGCGCGCTCACGGTCGACATGCAGGACTGGCGCGGCTGGCTCGACGCGGGCTCGCTCGACTTCGCAGTGCCGATGCACTACGTGCGCGACCCGAAGCGCTTCGACTACGGCGTCGAGGCGCTCGCGGCTCTCGTGCCGAAGCGCCGCGTCTGGATCGGGCTCGGCTCGTGGCTCTTCGCGAGCAATCCCGCTGGCGCGTCGTTGCAGGTGGCACGCGTCGCGCACGAGCCCGGCGTCGGCAGCGCCCTCTTCTCGTGGGATGCATTGCGCGAGAGCCCGCCGCTGCTCGAGGCGCTGGTGAGCGCCGAGCGCGCGGCGCGCACGCCAGCGCCGTGA
- the queA gene encoding tRNA preQ1(34) S-adenosylmethionine ribosyltransferase-isomerase QueA, whose product MDLADYDYELPPERIAQAPLAERDASRLLVLDRKTGARAHRHVRELPALLGPNDLLVLNATRVLPARLRGEKAGGGRAEALLLGAAQEAGAFEALVRARGRLRVGQKLRFARAAASADAEIAELSGDGRVVLRFAAGTDPYALGEMPLPPYIKRASENADDVARYQTVFARAPGSVAAPTAGLHFSDALLAALRARGVRTAEVVLHVGIGTFRPLREEDLAAGELHSERFELGEETVRAIRETRGRGGRVVAVGTTSTRVLESCADGRGGVIARAGETRLLLAPGAQFRVVDALLTNFHLPRSSLLLLVAAFAGREPVLAAYREAVALGYRFYSYGDAMLLS is encoded by the coding sequence ATCGATCTCGCCGACTACGACTACGAGCTGCCGCCCGAACGAATTGCGCAGGCGCCGCTCGCGGAGCGCGACGCGTCGCGGCTGCTCGTGCTCGACCGCAAGACGGGCGCGCGCGCGCACCGTCACGTGCGCGAGCTGCCGGCGCTGCTCGGGCCGAACGACCTGCTCGTGCTGAATGCGACGCGTGTCCTGCCGGCGCGACTTCGCGGCGAGAAGGCGGGCGGCGGCCGCGCGGAGGCGCTGCTGCTCGGCGCCGCGCAGGAGGCTGGCGCCTTCGAGGCGCTCGTTCGCGCGCGCGGGCGGCTCCGCGTGGGACAGAAGCTGCGCTTCGCGCGCGCCGCGGCGAGTGCGGATGCGGAGATCGCGGAGTTGTCAGGCGACGGCCGCGTCGTGCTGCGCTTCGCTGCAGGCACGGATCCCTACGCGCTCGGCGAGATGCCGCTTCCGCCGTACATCAAGCGCGCGAGCGAGAATGCGGACGACGTCGCGCGCTACCAGACCGTGTTCGCGCGGGCGCCTGGCTCGGTGGCCGCGCCCACCGCGGGGCTCCACTTCAGCGACGCACTGCTCGCAGCGCTGCGCGCGCGCGGCGTGCGCACCGCGGAGGTCGTGCTGCACGTGGGCATCGGCACGTTCCGCCCGCTGCGCGAGGAAGACCTCGCTGCAGGCGAGCTGCACTCCGAGCGCTTCGAGCTCGGCGAAGAGACCGTTCGCGCGATCCGCGAGACGCGCGGCCGCGGCGGGCGCGTGGTGGCGGTCGGCACCACCTCGACGCGCGTGCTCGAGAGCTGCGCGGATGGGCGCGGCGGCGTCATCGCGAGAGCGGGTGAGACGCGCCTGCTGCTCGCGCCGGGTGCGCAGTTCCGCGTCGTGGACGCGCTGCTCACGAATTTCCACCTGCCGCGCTCCTCGCTGCTTCTGCTCGTCGCCGCCTTCGCGGGCCGCGAGCCCGTGCTCGCCGCCTATCGAGAGGCGGTCGCGCTCGGCTATCGCTTCTACTCGTACGGCGACGCGATGCTGCTTTCCTGA